Genomic segment of Pseudothermotoga hypogea DSM 11164 = NBRC 106472:
GCGCCTGTCTCATCGTGACGATCCCACGATAACCCTTGTCGAAATTTTCAGGTGTCCAGTCCCCAATCTTCAACGGCAGGTCCACCAACTCGCTGTCTATCGACCAGCCTTCCAAGATCGCCAGATAGTAATAGAACGGCTTTATCGCAGAGCCGAGCAGTCTACGACCTTCTGGATACGTCGAGCCAACGCCCCTGTAAAGTAAAACGGCTCCAGACATAGGATCTATCGCTTCGACAACGACCGTGCGTGGCAAACTCGACGCCGCTTGAGAAAGATTCCTGTCCAAAGTCGTGTAGATTTTGTATCCCTGTCTCAGCTCGTTCAAACCGTAACCGAGCTGTTGAAGCTCTCTTACGACTCTCCAAAATATCTCTTCGTCCATGTCCATCTTGAAGTTGCCGGCATAAGTCATGGCTTCGAGTTCCTCGACGGCCCTTTTGTGAACGAGACTGTTTATGTAACCTTCCTTGAGCAGAGCGTCCAGAACCGTTTTTGCCTTGAGTCTGGAAATATTCCAGTTCCTCAAAGGATTGAAATTCTCCGGAGATCTCACAACAGCCACCAAGATGGCTGCCTCGTTCAGCGTCACATCGCCCAACTCTTTACCGAAGTAGTACCGTGAGGCGCTGGCAAAACCGTAAAGACCGTTACCCATGTAAACGGAGTTTATGTACATCTGCAGGATCTCTTCCTTGGTCCTGTGCCTCTCCAACCACAACGCAATGAACAGCTCCTTCAACTTTCTTTGCCAAGTCACGGTCGGTGTCAGATACAGCGTGCGAGCCAACTGCTGAGTGATCGTGCTACCACCTTCGTTGATCGACATGCTGCTGATGTTCCTCACGATCGCCCTCGCGATCCCAATCGGGTCCACACCCGCATGGTAATAGAAACGCTTGTCTTCAGAGACCAACAAGGCGTTCAGAAAATAAGGTGGCACATCCTCGAGCTTGACCCAGAAAGATCTGGGAAGTGACATGAAAGTTCCGTCCGAGTACAGGAGCAAAAATCCGGTGGGAATCTTCGATTCAGGTGAATCGAGATCTTTCGTGAAATCAACGTAGAGATAAAAAAGCACAGAAACACTCAGCAAAAAGCCACACAGAAAGCCTATGACTTTCCAGCGCATCTTTCACCACGCTCGAGCGCGAGCAGATTCTTCTTCCAATTCAACCCCGCACTGAAACCTCCAATAGAAGTCTTACCCACTACCCTGTGACACGGAAAGTAGAGAGGCAACGGATTTCGTTTCAACGCCTGACCAACCGCTCTTGGTGAGGTGCCAAGTTTTTTCGCAAGCTCTCCATAGCTGATCGTAGAACCGTAAGGTATGTTTCTCAAAGCTTGCCAGACTCGCAGTTGAAACTCTGTAGCACGAACTTCCACAGGAAAGTCGAGCTGTTTTCTTATTCCTCTGAAATACTCTTCCAACTGTTGAAAGACTTCTGGGTTCGACTCAGCACCAGCACACCTTTTTCCAAGTTCTATTCCATAAACCCTGCCGTTTTTCATTCTCACACACATCGGCCCAAAGATCGATTCGTAAGTGAAACTTTCCACAAAAACCCTCCTCGATCCTTCCCGCACGATGATAACACGAGCGTTTTTCCGTTCCTTTGCGCCGTTGTCCCGAGATCGACAACAGTTAAACATCTTTTTATCCCAAGGGGAACTGTTTCTTAACCGGTCCTCTTCTTCCATGATATGTATACATACGTATATTATATTATGGGAGCGCTCCTCGAGAAATACCAAACCCGAGGCCGTCCCACTGGCGGTTCGTTCGTGTGTGCGGTTTCGACGACTCTTCGAGTCAAAGGAGGTGAAATTGTGAACTTCGTGGAAGTCCTCAACACCGTAGCTAAGCTCCTCGCACTCGCCATCTGTCTGGTTGAAAGACCAAAGGATGGAGCGAAGAAAAAACAAGAGGTCAAAGAGATGGTTTATTCCTTTCTGAAACAGTTCAACATCAAACTACCCATGCCTCAGTTCGTCTTCGACTGGATGCTCGACATCGCCATAGACAACATCGTCAAGTACTTCAACCAAACGATATGGAAGGAGAAAGCGGCGTGAAAACGACGTTTTCGAACTGGGAAAAGTACGAACCGTACTTGAGAGGCCTATGCAAGGTAGTGTACGAAAGATATGGTTGGAACATTGAAAGTTACGAAGATCTCTATCAGACTGCGTGCTATTTGCTCTTGATTGCGCTCGACGATTTCGATGGCCGTGGGGATCAGGCAGGTTATGTGAAACAGTACGTGAGAAGAAAGCTCTTCAACATGCTCAAAGACGGTGAAAACGCTCCCAAACACAACGATCATCCCTTCAGCTTCGTCAAACAGAGACATCAGAAGGTCCAGTTCGTCCTGTGCGAGGAAGATATCTTGGAACTTTACCAATTTTAGCCCCCTTCGGGGGCTTTTTTCTTTGAAACAAAGTCGTCCGCCACAGTGTCCAACGTAGGATCACAGTTTCTTCACTCACAATCTTTCTGAACACGCAAACCTTGGGACTTCAGGACTGAATGTGGCACATGACTTTTTCACACCGCGCGAAAATCTAAAATGGACCCGCCGCGTCTCCTTGTCCAAAGAATTTCCCATCTGTTCCCTGCGAATATTGGTAATTGCCACCGTTCGAAGGCATTTGGCAACACTCGCATTGCCTTTCACCTATCACCGCATTTTGGTTAAAATGTGTCAGAGGTGTTGTTGGCATGGAAAACTTTTCCGTCAATCCGAAAAGAGTGAGGACCCTGAAGTGTGTCGAGAGCGAAAGAACTGGTCCGGTTGTTTACTGGATGCAGAGAGATCAAAGGTCTCAAGACAATTGGGCACTCCTGTTCGCACAAGATCTGGCGCTCTCAAAAGATGTTCCTTTGATCGTCCTCTTCAACGTCGTTGCCAAGTTCTTGGACGCGACATACAGACAGTATCACTTCATGTTGAGCGGACTTTTGGAAGTGAAGAAAAATTTAGAAGAGCACAACATTCCTCTTTTGGTGAGCTTCGGTGAACCAGCCCAGCAGATCGCTCGAATTTTGAAGGAACTGAACGCGTCCTGTCTGGTGTGCGATTTCAACCCCTTGAGAATCGTTCGAAGCTGGAAGAAAGAACTGCTCGAAAAGATTGACATACCTTGCTACGAAGTGGATGCGCACAACATCGTTCCAGCGTTCTTCATCTCCAACAAGCAGGAATACGGTGCGTACACGCTCAGGCCCAAGATGAAAAAGTACATGAAGGAATTCTTGGAAGATTTTCCAAGGCTCATCAAAATGAAGAGTTCTGGGATTAGACAAGACTTGGATTTAAATGAAATCACCAAAAAGCTCGAGATAGACTTTTCTGTCCAACCAGTCGAATGGCTCAAACCGGGCGAAAGTCATGCAAGACAAGTCCTCGAACAGTTCTTGAACGAAAAGCTCGAGCGCTACGAAGCTCTGCGGAACGATCCAACGGTGGATGGAACTTCGAACCTTTCGCCTTATCTGCACTTCGGCCAGATCTCCGCACAGAGGGTCGCGCTCGAAGTTTTGAAGTTTCACGACGAATACCCATCCTCGGTCGAAGCTTTCTTGGAAGAGCTCATCGTTCGAAAAGAACTTTCTGACAACTTCTGCTTTTACAATTCGAACTACGACTCTTTCGAAGCTTTCCCCAACTGGGCCAAGGAAACTTTGCTGAAACACGAAAAAGACGAAAGAAAGTACGTCTACCCGCTTGAAGAGCTCGAGAACGCGAAGACACACGACGAACTTTGGAACGCCGCGCAGAGGCAGTTGACCAAAACGGGAAAGATGCACGGTTACATGCGCATGTATTGGGCAAAGAAGATCTTGGAATGGACAGAGAACGCAAAGGTCGCGCTGAAGTACGCCATATAGTTGAACGACAAGTACGAGCTGGACGGCAGAGATCCGAACGGTTATGCTGGAATAGCTTGGTCGATTGGCGGTGTTCACGATCGGCCATGGAAGGAAAGACCCATATACGGCAAGATAAGGTACATGAGTTACGAAGGGTGTGCCAAAAAGTTCGACGTAAAAAAGTACGTGAAATTGTTCCAAAATGAAACACTTTAATGTGGTGCAGAGGTATAATTTTGATAATCGATTAGGTTTGGAGGGGTAAGCATGGAGCTGAAAAATTTGCACCTTTATTGGAAGGCTTCATGTTACATCGCGACTGGGATGATATACCTTTGGGACAACGTACTTTTGAAAGAGCCGTTGAAACCTGAACACATCAAGAGAAGGTTGCTTGGCCACTGGGGAGCGAGTCCAGGTATAAGTTTCATCTACGCTCACACCAACAGGATCATCGAAAAGTACGATTTGGACTGCCTGTTCGTGGTCGGACCAGGCCATGGTGCACCCGGTTACATAGCTCCGCTGTATTTGGATCAGACGCTCGTCAAGTATTATCCACACTTCACGTTGGATGAGGAGGGCTTGAAGAAGCTCTTTCGATCCTTTTCCTTCCCCGCCGGCTTGGGTAGCCATTGCACTCCTGAGCTGCCAGGATCGATCCAAGAAGGGGGAGAGCTCGGATACGTTCTGTCCCATTCCTACGGGGCCGTGCTGGACAATCCCAAACTTCTGGCCGTGGCGGTCGTGGGCGATGGGGAAGCCGAAACAGGACCACTCGCCACGTCGTGGCACGTTAACAAGTTCATTAATCCGGTCAGAGACGGTGTGGTTCTGCCCGTTTTGCTGCTCAACGGTTACAAGATAAACAATCCCACAATACTCGCCAGGATTGACGAAGAAGAACTGATCAATTTGTTCAAAGGTTACGGTTACGAGCCCAAGTTGGTCATCGCAGAAGAACCCATACAAGCGCACGAGAGCATGGCTCAAGCCATGGACTGGGCCGTTGAGAGGATACTCGATATCAAATCGCACACCGAACCGTTCAGACCCATCTATCCCATGATCATCCTGAAAACTCCCAAGGGTTGGACTGCACCAAGAAAGGTGAACGACAGGTACATCGAAGGGTACTGGAGGGCTCACCAGGTTCCGTTCTCGGACGCGAGAAATAATCCTGAGCATCTGAGAATTTTGGAAGAATGGCTGAGAAGTTACGAACCAGAGAAACTCTTCGATCAGAACGGCAGACCGATCGACGAGATCCTCAGAGCCGTACCAAAGAAGAAGATAGGAGAGTCACCTTACGCGAACGGTGGCATGTTGCGCGTGCCGCTCAAACTTCCAAAGATAGAAGCTTTCTGCATCGATCCGGCGAACAAGGCGGAAAACACCAGACCTTTGGGTATGTTTCTCAGAGAAGTCATGAGGCTCAACCCCAACAACTTTCGACTTTTCGGTCCGGACGAGACGCATTCCAACAGACTCTACGACGTTTTCGAGTTCGGCAAGGCATGGGTTGCCAAGACACTCGTCGAAGACGAAGATGAAGGTCATTTGAGCCCGTTCGGTAGAACGATCGAAATGCTCTCGGAACACACGGTCGAGGGTCTTTTGGAAGGTTACATTCTGACTGGTAGACACGGAATTCTGAACACCTACGAAGGTTTCGCGCCGATCATTTCTTCCATGGTGAACCAGTTCGGAAAGTGGCTCGACATATCCTCAGACATACCTTGGAGGATGCCAGTCTCGTCGTTGAATTTGCTGTTAACCTCCGTGGTCTGGAGACAAGACCACAACGGTTTCACCCATCAAGATCCTGGGTTCATCAATTCGGTGGTGGACAAGTGGCCGAACGTGGTGAGAGTTTATTTTCCACCCGACGCTAACACATTGTTGTTCATCGTCTGGCAGTGTCTGCAAAGTACGAACAGAATAAACATAATAGTGGTGGACAAACAAAAACATCCACAGTATCTGAACATCGAAGAGGCGAAGGAACACGCGATGAAAGGACTGGGGGTTTGGAAGTTCGCCAGCAACTTTCCGGACGAAGAGCCTGACGTGGTGATCGCCAGTTGTGGAGACATACCCACGAAAGAGGCAGTCAAGGCAGTGAAGATCCTCATCGAACACTGCCCGGATCTGAGAATAAGGTTCGTGAACGTCGTGAACCTATTCTGTTTGACGCCGAACCAAGAGCATCCAGATGGTTTGACCGACAAAGACTTCGATTCCTACTTCACCGTCGACAAACCCGTGATCTTCAACTTCCATGGCTATCCTTGGCTCATACACAGGCTCACCTACAGAAGAAAGAACCACAACAATTTACACGTCAGAGGATACAGAGAGAACCGAAAGATCGGAATAGATTTGACCCATCTCACCAACTTCCTGAAAGGTAGAGGAGGGATAACCACTCCGATGCAACTGGCTATCCTCAACCAGATAGACAGATTCAGCATCGCCATAGACGTTGTGCAAAGGGTACCGAAACTGAGCAACAAGGCCGGAAGCTTCGTTGACGAAATGAAGAACATGCAGATAAAGGCCTTGGAATACGCCTACAACCACGGTGTGGACATGCCGGAGCTGGACGAATGAACGAACGCCGTCAAGTTCTCAGCCCTTGAGTCTCGACAACCAGATCTCAGCCGATCAGCTTGGCCTTCAAGTTTTCCTCTTGTGCTCTGAGCTCTTCGCTCAGCTCTAAGTTCTGTCTCTTCAATTGCAGTATCTTCTTCAACGTTTCGTGCAACTGTTTGGTCAGAGGATACTTGAGCGCGAAGATGAGCGCAAACGTTAGAAGCACAACGGGTAAGAATGCGAACATGAGCCTGAGCACGAACAGGAAAGTTTCAGTTTGTTCTTGAGCTGGTCTGTAACCTGCCACGGAAATGAGGCTCGAAACCAAAAACAATCCCACCGCGGAACTGAGCTTTCTCATGAACGTGAAAAGACCAGAATAGATTCCTTCACGCCTTCTGCCACTCTTCAGCTCGTCCACGTCGGGAACGTCGGCGAAGATGGAATAAATCGTGATCACCACTCCACCTGTGCCAATGCCGGTGAAAACTGCGAAGAAGTATATCAAAGCTGTGGGACTGGCGGGTGTGATGGTCAAGCTGTAGAACATCGCCACGATCCAAACCATGACGCTGGAAAGAAACGCCACGCGCTTTCCATATTTCTTCGCAACGAAGCTCCAGAAGGGTATGAAGACGATCTCGGAGATCAAAAGCACCCCGAGCGCCAGATTCGTTATGTTCCCCTTCTTGATGTAGTAAGTCATGTAGTAGATCAGTATGCTCATGATCACGTCCATCGTCAGAAAACTGAACAAATACATCAAAAGCACATAGACGAATGTTTTGTTCTTGAACGGTTCGACAAATTCTTTGAAGTTGAACTTGAAGACTGGTTGCTGAAACTCTTTCCTCTCTTTCGTCGCGAGGAAGGTGAACAAAAAAGGTATTGCGAAGAAGGCGCCGAAGAACGTGGCCATAGCGGTGTAGCCAGTCTTTGGAGAATCGAACCTTTTGACTATCTCCAACGGCAGGATCGCACATATGACAGAAGAGAGCATGGAGAAGAACATGCGAAACGCGGTCAAAGAGGTTCTTTCGTTGTAGTCGAGCGTTAGTTCTGGTGCCAAGGCGTTGTAAGGGATCATGACCATAGTTATGACAGTGACGAAGAACAGATAAGAAAAGAGCATGTAAGCGAACCTCTGCCATTCCTGAGCAAAACCCACAGGATACCACAACAGCCAGAAGGAGATGAAGATCAGAGGTATGCCAAGAAGAAAGTAAGGTCTTCTTCTACCGAATCTGGTGCGCGTTCGATCCGAGATCATACCCATCAGAGGGTCGGTGACGGCGTCCCAGATCTTGCTTATCATGATGATCAAGCCCGCCAAAACGGGTGCGATCTTGACCACATCGGTGAGAAAGTGCAGATAGTACGTACCAAGAATGATGAACGCTCCACCACCGTAGAGATCTCCAAGACCATAACCGATCTTGGTTTTCAAACTGAGCTTTTCAGTCTGCACAGCATCTACCCCCTCACGGCGATCTTCACTCACAGACCGAGCAAAAACTGCTCTATGGCTCGCACCATCTTCTCAGGCTGATCGATCATTGGAAGATGCCCAGCTTGGTCCAAGAGCACGACTCGACTGTTCGCTATCTTCTGTGCCAAACAGCTCGCACCCTCCACAGGCGTAGCGTTGTCCTGTAAGCCCCAAATTATGAGCGTTGGAAGGTTCAAAGATGGCAAAAGCTCACGCAATTCTTCTGTATCCACAGCTTGGGCCAGTTGGAAGACGACCTTCACCGGGGTTTGGTAGACCAAATAGTAGTTGCTCAAAAACTGTTTTTCATCGAAATTCTCTTTCACCACGAGCAAGTTT
This window contains:
- a CDS encoding deoxyribodipyrimidine photo-lyase; this translates as MENFSVNPKRVRTLKCVESERTGPVVYWMQRDQRSQDNWALLFAQDLALSKDVPLIVLFNVVAKFLDATYRQYHFMLSGLLEVKKNLEEHNIPLLVSFGEPAQQIARILKELNASCLVCDFNPLRIVRSWKKELLEKIDIPCYEVDAHNIVPAFFISNKQEYGAYTLRPKMKKYMKEFLEDFPRLIKMKSSGIRQDLDLNEITKKLEIDFSVQPVEWLKPGESHARQVLEQFLNEKLERYEALRNDPTVDGTSNLSPYLHFGQISAQRVALEVLKFHDEYPSSVEAFLEELIVRKELSDNFCFYNSNYDSFEAFPNWAKETLLKHEKDERKYVYPLEELENAKTHDELWNAAQRQLTKTGKMHGYMRMYWAKKILEWTENAKVALKYAI
- a CDS encoding methylated-DNA--[protein]-cysteine S-methyltransferase, whose protein sequence is MESFTYESIFGPMCVRMKNGRVYGIELGKRCAGAESNPEVFQQLEEYFRGIRKQLDFPVEVRATEFQLRVWQALRNIPYGSTISYGELAKKLGTSPRAVGQALKRNPLPLYFPCHRVVGKTSIGGFSAGLNWKKNLLALERGERCAGKS
- a CDS encoding transglycosylase domain-containing protein, with the translated sequence MRWKVIGFLCGFLLSVSVLFYLYVDFTKDLDSPESKIPTGFLLLYSDGTFMSLPRSFWVKLEDVPPYFLNALLVSEDKRFYYHAGVDPIGIARAIVRNISSMSINEGGSTITQQLARTLYLTPTVTWQRKLKELFIALWLERHRTKEEILQMYINSVYMGNGLYGFASASRYYFGKELGDVTLNEAAILVAVVRSPENFNPLRNWNISRLKAKTVLDALLKEGYINSLVHKRAVEELEAMTYAGNFKMDMDEEIFWRVVRELQQLGYGLNELRQGYKIYTTLDRNLSQAASSLPRTVVVEAIDPMSGAVLLYRGVGSTYPEGRRLLGSAIKPFYYYLAILEGWSIDSELVDLPLKIGDWTPENFDKGYRGIVTMRQALVDSLNIPSVNLFMQLGKENVVEFLKNELKIAGHYPEDMTIALGTLETAPEEVLKAYSAIFNGGVVLQPYIVKRIEDMNGRTIYEASPKVLNVVKARRLSPMEASMVLLNVMREVVERGTGVRARQRVPVAGKTGTSLKTAWFVGGDQNFIMAVAVDGEDLVGGVHAAPIWSQLVSNYNYLGKMPKWKVQVSLSTKTTLPSLTLDVDRLVQWLQEGTLSIDALVEITSRLDSSALLDFLSSINERSPQLAKELWEKIKLKRSW
- a CDS encoding sigma factor, with amino-acid sequence MKTTFSNWEKYEPYLRGLCKVVYERYGWNIESYEDLYQTACYLLLIALDDFDGRGDQAGYVKQYVRRKLFNMLKDGENAPKHNDHPFSFVKQRHQKVQFVLCEEDILELYQF
- a CDS encoding phosphoketolase family protein, whose product is MELKNLHLYWKASCYIATGMIYLWDNVLLKEPLKPEHIKRRLLGHWGASPGISFIYAHTNRIIEKYDLDCLFVVGPGHGAPGYIAPLYLDQTLVKYYPHFTLDEEGLKKLFRSFSFPAGLGSHCTPELPGSIQEGGELGYVLSHSYGAVLDNPKLLAVAVVGDGEAETGPLATSWHVNKFINPVRDGVVLPVLLLNGYKINNPTILARIDEEELINLFKGYGYEPKLVIAEEPIQAHESMAQAMDWAVERILDIKSHTEPFRPIYPMIILKTPKGWTAPRKVNDRYIEGYWRAHQVPFSDARNNPEHLRILEEWLRSYEPEKLFDQNGRPIDEILRAVPKKKIGESPYANGGMLRVPLKLPKIEAFCIDPANKAENTRPLGMFLREVMRLNPNNFRLFGPDETHSNRLYDVFEFGKAWVAKTLVEDEDEGHLSPFGRTIEMLSEHTVEGLLEGYILTGRHGILNTYEGFAPIISSMVNQFGKWLDISSDIPWRMPVSSLNLLLTSVVWRQDHNGFTHQDPGFINSVVDKWPNVVRVYFPPDANTLLFIVWQCLQSTNRINIIVVDKQKHPQYLNIEEAKEHAMKGLGVWKFASNFPDEEPDVVIASCGDIPTKEAVKAVKILIEHCPDLRIRFVNVVNLFCLTPNQEHPDGLTDKDFDSYFTVDKPVIFNFHGYPWLIHRLTYRRKNHNNLHVRGYRENRKIGIDLTHLTNFLKGRGGITTPMQLAILNQIDRFSIAIDVVQRVPKLSNKAGSFVDEMKNMQIKALEYAYNHGVDMPELDE
- a CDS encoding MFS transporter; its protein translation is MQTEKLSLKTKIGYGLGDLYGGGAFIILGTYYLHFLTDVVKIAPVLAGLIIMISKIWDAVTDPLMGMISDRTRTRFGRRRPYFLLGIPLIFISFWLLWYPVGFAQEWQRFAYMLFSYLFFVTVITMVMIPYNALAPELTLDYNERTSLTAFRMFFSMLSSVICAILPLEIVKRFDSPKTGYTAMATFFGAFFAIPFLFTFLATKERKEFQQPVFKFNFKEFVEPFKNKTFVYVLLMYLFSFLTMDVIMSILIYYMTYYIKKGNITNLALGVLLISEIVFIPFWSFVAKKYGKRVAFLSSVMVWIVAMFYSLTITPASPTALIYFFAVFTGIGTGGVVITIYSIFADVPDVDELKSGRRREGIYSGLFTFMRKLSSAVGLFLVSSLISVAGYRPAQEQTETFLFVLRLMFAFLPVVLLTFALIFALKYPLTKQLHETLKKILQLKRQNLELSEELRAQEENLKAKLIG